One stretch of Desulfobacterales bacterium DNA includes these proteins:
- a CDS encoding response regulator transcription factor produces MHILVVEDDYNIRCGLVDTLESEGYVVSSAIDGNDALKQFNEKDIDLLLLDIMMPGKSGFDVCKTIRSVNEDIPIIMLTAKGEEIDKVLGLTLGADDYITKPFGIRELLARIEAVIRRTSRIQKTIKNNDTDIFYLGEAEINPREYKIKLKNKEFDISSKELKILSLFYSNPNDVLTRDKLLNEVWGINYFGTTRTLDQHIAQLRKKIEIDPANPQIILTVHGIGYKYKK; encoded by the coding sequence ATGCATATTCTTGTTGTAGAAGATGATTATAATATAAGATGCGGTCTTGTTGATACTTTAGAAAGTGAAGGATATGTTGTTTCGTCAGCGATTGACGGTAATGACGCTTTAAAGCAATTTAATGAAAAAGATATAGACCTGTTGCTTTTAGATATTATGATGCCTGGTAAAAGCGGTTTTGATGTTTGTAAAACAATAAGATCTGTAAATGAAGATATTCCGATTATAATGCTAACAGCCAAAGGAGAAGAAATAGATAAAGTTCTGGGGTTGACGCTTGGAGCAGATGACTATATTACTAAACCTTTTGGCATTCGTGAGCTTCTCGCAAGAATTGAAGCTGTAATTAGACGAACTTCACGAATACAAAAAACAATAAAAAATAATGATACTGATATTTTTTATTTAGGAGAAGCTGAAATAAATCCAAGAGAGTATAAAATTAAATTAAAAAATAAAGAATTTGATATTTCATCAAAAGAGCTTAAAATTTTGTCTTTATTTTATTCAAATCCAAATGATGTTTTAACTCGGGATAAATTACTAAATGAAGTATGGGGTATAAATTATTTTGGAACAACAAGAACATTAGACCAGCATATAGCTCAACTTAGAAAAAAAATAGAAATTGATCCAGCAAATCCTCAAATCATATTAACTGTTCATGGGATAGGATATAAATACAAAAAATAA
- a CDS encoding tetratricopeptide repeat protein has translation MNSHEKIKSVMGFWQEGQYNKALNLCKEILKFEPNNLSYINLSQTIMAQIGKIANNLYDKGRFDEAVLHYKIILSFDYANIPALFNIGNAYYFKNQFNNAISSYNAILSIEPNNSLVLFNMGNVFYSIGKLNEALLYYQKTIRIMPNNDDAYNNIGIIWKDQGKFDEAIYFFKKALSVNPNNFKAYNNMGSTYEGEGKNEEAVLCYQQSIEIKSDFGIEVRMALMLPIVSSSKEMIEKVRNQLNQNLEILYNKGEILDDPNEQVGTTAFYLAYHGLNDKDLQKKIAFFYIKSCPHLGFCSFKSSYKRSNKIKIGFISQHLHHLKEQTIGKLNRGIIANLSREKFFVTVFKFDQIENEVATFIDGAADKVVILPTKLNESRKIIAEQNLDILYYLDIGMDSLTYFLAFSRLAPVQCVTWGHPVTTGLPNMDYFISSKDLETPFSQEHYTEKLVKLERLSVYYYYPKVPKIIPNRKKFGIPHGFNIYACPQSIFKFHPDFDYILGSILEQDSKAIIVLLEASHKHIEELMINRFSKTFAKHIDRIFFVSKMGHSDFMEFLMLPDVLLDPPHFGGGNTSYESFACGTPVVTWPGHFMKGRITYALYKRMGIMDCVANDFDAYVSIALKLANDKLFREEVSGKIKQKVHMLFEDIESVKQLELFFEGIIKLQF, from the coding sequence ATGAATTCACACGAAAAAATAAAATCTGTTATGGGATTTTGGCAGGAAGGTCAATATAACAAGGCTTTAAACCTTTGTAAAGAAATTCTTAAATTTGAACCGAACAACCTTTCTTATATAAATCTTTCACAAACTATAATGGCTCAAATCGGTAAAATCGCTAATAATTTATACGATAAAGGCCGCTTTGATGAAGCTGTATTACACTATAAAATAATACTTTCTTTTGATTATGCCAATATTCCAGCTCTTTTTAATATTGGCAATGCCTATTATTTTAAAAATCAATTTAATAATGCTATATCATCATACAATGCTATTTTATCAATTGAACCAAATAACTCTTTAGTATTATTTAATATGGGGAATGTTTTTTATTCCATTGGAAAATTAAATGAAGCGCTATTGTACTACCAGAAAACAATAAGGATTATGCCCAATAATGATGATGCTTACAATAACATAGGAATTATATGGAAGGATCAAGGAAAATTTGACGAAGCAATTTATTTTTTTAAAAAGGCTTTAAGCGTTAATCCTAATAATTTTAAAGCTTATAATAATATGGGAAGCACTTATGAAGGTGAAGGAAAAAACGAGGAAGCAGTTTTATGTTATCAACAATCCATTGAAATAAAATCGGATTTTGGTATTGAAGTTCGGATGGCGCTTATGCTCCCTATTGTATCTTCGTCAAAGGAGATGATAGAAAAAGTCAGAAATCAGCTTAACCAAAATCTTGAAATTCTTTATAATAAAGGTGAGATTTTAGACGACCCAAATGAACAAGTAGGAACTACTGCTTTTTATCTCGCGTATCATGGTTTAAATGATAAAGATCTCCAAAAAAAAATAGCTTTTTTTTATATTAAATCCTGTCCTCATCTTGGATTTTGTAGTTTTAAATCATCCTATAAGAGATCAAATAAAATTAAAATTGGTTTTATATCCCAGCATTTACACCATTTAAAAGAGCAGACTATAGGAAAATTAAATAGAGGTATTATTGCTAATTTATCTCGTGAAAAATTTTTTGTTACAGTTTTTAAATTTGATCAAATAGAAAATGAAGTGGCGACATTTATTGACGGCGCAGCCGATAAAGTGGTTATTTTGCCGACTAAATTAAATGAATCAAGAAAAATTATAGCTGAACAAAATCTTGATATTTTATATTATCTTGATATTGGAATGGATTCTTTAACATATTTTCTTGCTTTTTCAAGACTCGCTCCTGTCCAGTGCGTTACTTGGGGACATCCTGTAACAACAGGCCTTCCCAATATGGATTATTTTATATCGTCAAAAGACCTTGAAACGCCTTTTTCTCAAGAACATTATACAGAAAAACTCGTAAAATTAGAAAGATTGTCGGTTTATTATTATTACCCGAAGGTTCCTAAAATTATTCCAAATAGAAAAAAATTTGGAATACCTCACGGATTTAATATTTACGCATGTCCCCAATCAATTTTTAAATTTCATCCTGATTTTGATTATATTTTAGGCTCTATATTGGAACAGGATTCAAAAGCTATAATAGTTCTTTTAGAGGCTTCCCATAAACATATTGAAGAATTAATGATAAATAGATTTTCTAAAACGTTTGCAAAACATATTGATAGAATATTTTTTGTTTCTAAAATGGGGCATTCCGATTTTATGGAATTTCTTATGCTGCCAGATGTTCTTCTTGATCCTCCCCATTTTGGAGGTGGAAATACGAGCTATGAATCTTTTGCATGCGGAACTCCAGTAGTAACATGGCCTGGGCATTTTATGAAAGGAAGAATAACTTATGCCCTTTATAAGAGAATGGGAATTATGGATTGCGTTGCTAATGATTTTGATGCTTATGTTAGCATTGCTTTAAAACTCGCGAATGATAAACTTTTTCGCGAAGAAGTTTCAGGAAAGATAAAACAAAAAGTTCATATGTTATTTGAAGATATTGAATCTGTAAAGCAGTTAGAGTTATTTTTTGAAGGCATTATTAAATTACAATTTTAG